From the Quadrisphaera sp. RL12-1S genome, one window contains:
- a CDS encoding putative bifunctional diguanylate cyclase/phosphodiesterase yields MSWRRLPRLSGLLLAVAVVVVLLVRWWVVPPGAQPSVDAVVVLAAPLAGACVLRALAAGERRTAALDALVTGASLAAVAWLVHYQVRASTTSTAVAALGALALLALCALACLGVLTALARPHRGTGGCPAEERAARSGALTSGVLVGGVITVVALSAGPGGAYLDLESGVLVCLVVALGALREAQLRRQRAGLVGDLRRQVLTDDLTGLPNRRDLVEVLQRDGAAERTVVVKLGLDSFYEYNAQFGSSCGDAALRSVARVLLETTPADWTVHRTGGDQFLLRGPGTAADGRARAEVALAAVRRASLSDDRPLSASAGVAEAVPGVLDPAAVLSDAAAALRATKARCDGGIGVHDAALVERTRRQHQVTAALREALAADRLSVGLQPVVDVATGTTTGFELLSRWDDPVLGVVSPEEYVPVAEAAGLVHQLGESVLRQGLAAHVAAGGVERHLRVAVNASVHELRRYGYADGVRAAAAQAGVPLDLLTVEVTESVFLAREDPAAPTLRELREAGVRLAIDDFGTGYSSLGYLDRLPVTYVKVDRSLVVAAAASERSRALLAAVVAVSRSLDLEVVAEGIEDEAQARMVLDLGVRLGQGWLWSRALEPSQLAAHLAAPPRALTADREPLA; encoded by the coding sequence GTGAGCTGGCGGCGCCTGCCGCGGCTGTCCGGGCTGCTGCTCGCGGTCGCCGTCGTCGTCGTCCTCCTGGTCCGCTGGTGGGTCGTGCCGCCCGGTGCGCAGCCGTCCGTGGACGCCGTCGTCGTGCTCGCCGCGCCGCTCGCCGGCGCCTGCGTCCTGCGCGCGCTCGCGGCCGGCGAGCGCCGCACCGCCGCGCTGGACGCCCTCGTGACCGGTGCCTCGCTGGCCGCTGTCGCCTGGCTCGTCCACTACCAGGTCCGCGCGAGCACCACCAGCACCGCGGTCGCCGCGCTCGGCGCGCTCGCCCTCCTCGCGCTGTGCGCCCTCGCGTGCCTGGGCGTGCTCACCGCCCTGGCTCGCCCCCACCGGGGAACGGGTGGCTGCCCCGCCGAGGAGCGCGCCGCGCGCTCCGGCGCCCTCACCAGCGGCGTGCTCGTGGGCGGTGTCATCACCGTGGTGGCCCTGAGCGCCGGTCCGGGCGGCGCCTACCTGGACCTCGAGAGCGGCGTGCTGGTGTGCCTCGTGGTCGCGCTCGGTGCCCTCCGCGAGGCCCAGCTGCGCCGCCAGCGCGCGGGACTCGTGGGCGACCTGCGCCGGCAGGTGCTCACCGACGACCTCACCGGGCTGCCCAACCGCCGCGACCTCGTCGAGGTGCTCCAGCGCGACGGCGCCGCCGAGCGCACCGTGGTGGTCAAGCTGGGCCTGGACTCCTTCTACGAGTACAACGCCCAGTTCGGCTCCTCCTGCGGCGACGCGGCGCTGCGCTCGGTGGCCCGCGTCCTGCTGGAGACCACCCCTGCGGACTGGACCGTCCACCGCACCGGGGGCGACCAGTTCCTCCTGCGGGGCCCGGGCACCGCCGCCGACGGCCGCGCGCGGGCGGAGGTGGCCCTCGCCGCCGTCCGCCGGGCCTCGCTGTCCGACGACCGGCCCCTCAGCGCCAGCGCCGGCGTCGCCGAGGCCGTCCCCGGCGTCCTGGACCCCGCCGCCGTCCTGTCCGACGCCGCGGCCGCCCTGCGCGCCACCAAGGCCCGCTGCGACGGTGGCATCGGCGTCCACGACGCCGCCCTGGTCGAGCGCACCCGGCGCCAGCACCAGGTCACCGCTGCCCTGCGCGAGGCGCTCGCGGCCGACAGGCTCTCCGTGGGCCTGCAGCCGGTCGTCGACGTCGCCACCGGCACCACCACCGGCTTCGAGCTGCTCTCCCGCTGGGACGACCCGGTGCTCGGGGTGGTCTCGCCCGAGGAGTACGTGCCCGTGGCCGAGGCGGCCGGGCTGGTGCACCAGCTGGGCGAGAGCGTCCTGCGCCAGGGCCTGGCCGCCCACGTGGCGGCGGGCGGTGTCGAGCGCCACCTGCGGGTGGCCGTCAACGCCTCCGTGCACGAGCTGCGCCGGTACGGCTACGCCGACGGCGTGCGCGCCGCCGCGGCCCAGGCGGGGGTGCCGCTCGACCTGCTCACCGTGGAGGTCACCGAGTCGGTGTTCCTGGCCCGCGAGGACCCGGCCGCCCCCACGCTGCGCGAGCTGCGGGAGGCCGGTGTCCGCCTCGCCATCGACGACTTCGGCACCGGCTACTCCTCGTTGGGCTACCTCGACCGCCTGCCGGTCACGTACGTCAAGGTGGACCGGTCCCTGGTGGTGGCCGCGGCCGCGAGCGAGCGCTCACGAGCGCTGCTCGCCGCGGTGGTGGCCGTCTCCCGCTCGCTGGACCTGGAGGTGGTGGCGGAGGGCATCGAGGACGAGGCGCAGGCGCGGATGGTGCTCGACCTCGGCGTCCGCCTGGGCCAGGGGTGGCTGTGGTCGCGCGCCCTCGAGCCGTCGCAGCTGGCCGCGCACCTGGCGGCGCCCCCGCGCGCCCTGACCGCCGACCGAGAGCCCCTCGCCTGA
- the gatB gene encoding Asp-tRNA(Asn)/Glu-tRNA(Gln) amidotransferase subunit GatB: protein MSTSADLVPYDDAVARFDPVVGLEVHVELNTATKMFSGAPTEFGAEPNTQVDPTSLGLPGSMPVLNAKAVESAVRIGLALNCSIASECRFARKNYFYPDMPKNFQTSQYDEPIAFDGWLDVEVPASEDGSLPAFTHRVEIERAHMEEDTGKSSHVGGATGRIHGAEYSLVDYNRAGIPLIEIVTRPITGAGARVGEVARAYVATLRDLLRGLDVSDVKMEQGSMRCDVNLSLRDSAEARLGTRTETKNVNSLRSVERAVRYEVGRQAAVLLAGGAVLQETRHWHEDTGLTTSGRVKSDAEDYRYFPEPDLVPVAPDPAWVEELRASLPEPPAARRRRLQTDWGLTDLDMRDLLNAGALDLVEATVAHGAPAAAARKWWTGELSRAANTRGTALEELPVTPAQVAQLQALVDGGKLNDTLARRVLEHVLDGEGDPQQVVEARGLAVVSDDGALLAAVDEALAANPDVAGKIRDGKVQAAGAIVGAVMKATRGSADAARVRELVLERVAAG, encoded by the coding sequence ATGAGCACCAGCGCCGACCTGGTCCCCTACGACGACGCCGTCGCCCGCTTCGACCCCGTGGTGGGCCTCGAGGTGCACGTCGAGCTGAACACCGCCACGAAGATGTTCAGCGGGGCGCCCACGGAGTTCGGCGCGGAGCCGAACACCCAGGTCGACCCGACGTCCCTGGGCCTGCCGGGCTCGATGCCGGTGCTCAACGCCAAGGCGGTGGAGTCCGCCGTCCGCATCGGCCTGGCGCTCAACTGCTCCATCGCCAGCGAGTGCCGGTTCGCGCGGAAGAACTACTTCTACCCGGACATGCCCAAGAACTTCCAGACCAGCCAGTACGACGAGCCGATCGCGTTCGACGGCTGGCTCGACGTCGAGGTGCCCGCCTCCGAGGACGGCTCGCTGCCGGCGTTCACGCACCGGGTGGAGATCGAGCGCGCCCACATGGAGGAGGACACGGGCAAGTCCTCCCACGTCGGCGGGGCCACCGGGCGCATCCACGGCGCCGAGTACTCGCTGGTGGACTACAACCGCGCCGGCATCCCGCTCATCGAGATCGTCACGCGCCCCATCACCGGCGCCGGCGCGCGCGTGGGGGAGGTCGCCCGCGCGTACGTCGCCACCCTGCGCGACCTGCTGCGCGGCCTGGACGTCTCCGACGTGAAGATGGAGCAGGGCTCCATGCGCTGCGACGTCAACCTCTCGCTGCGCGACTCGGCCGAGGCCCGCCTGGGCACCCGCACCGAGACGAAGAACGTCAACTCGCTGCGGTCGGTGGAGCGCGCGGTGCGCTACGAGGTGGGCCGCCAGGCGGCGGTGCTCCTCGCGGGCGGCGCGGTGCTGCAGGAGACCCGCCACTGGCACGAGGACACCGGCCTCACCACCTCCGGGCGCGTGAAGTCCGACGCCGAGGACTACCGGTACTTCCCCGAGCCCGACCTGGTGCCGGTGGCCCCGGACCCGGCCTGGGTGGAGGAGCTGCGCGCGTCGCTGCCCGAGCCGCCCGCCGCGCGCCGCCGCCGCCTGCAGACCGACTGGGGCCTGACCGACCTCGACATGCGCGACCTGCTCAACGCGGGGGCCCTCGACCTCGTCGAGGCCACGGTGGCGCACGGCGCGCCCGCCGCAGCGGCCCGCAAGTGGTGGACGGGCGAGCTCAGCCGCGCCGCCAACACCCGCGGCACCGCCCTGGAGGAGCTTCCCGTCACCCCGGCCCAGGTGGCGCAGCTGCAGGCGCTCGTGGACGGCGGCAAGCTCAACGACACGCTGGCCCGCCGGGTGCTCGAGCACGTGCTCGACGGCGAGGGCGACCCGCAGCAGGTGGTCGAGGCGCGCGGCCTGGCCGTGGTCTCCGACGACGGCGCTCTGCTCGCGGCGGTCGACGAGGCGCTGGCCGCCAACCCGGACGTCGCGGGCAAGATCCGCGACGGGAAGGTGCAGGCGGCGGGAGCGATCGTCGGTGCGGTCATGAAGGCGACCCGCGGGTCGGCCGACGCCGCCCGCGTGCGCGAGCTGGTGCTGGAGCGCGTCGCCGCGGGCTGA
- the gatA gene encoding Asp-tRNA(Asn)/Glu-tRNA(Gln) amidotransferase subunit GatA has translation MTTGSTTGSTSGSASELTRLDASAMAAALAAREVSAVELTRAHLDRIAEVDGPAESGVHAFLHVDREGALARAAELDSARARGDELHPLAGVPVAVKDVMVTRGMPSTAGSRMLEGWVPPYDATVVEKMRAAGLVTLGKTNMDEFAMGSSTEHSAFGPTRNPWAADRIPGGSGGGSAAALAAFEAPLATGTDTGGSIRQPASVTGTVGVKPTYGGVSRYGLIALASSLDQGGPCARTVLDTALLHEVMGGHDPRDSTSLTDPVPAVVAAAQEGARGDLRGVRVGVVSELGGTGHAEGFQPGVLQRFSEALDQLRAAGADVVEVSCPNLEHALGAYYLILPSEASSNLARYDGMRFGLRVLPEGVDPSEVTAEQVMAATRAKGFGAEAKRRIILGTYALSSGYYDAYYGSAQKVRTLVQRDFAAAFSQVDVLVSPTAPTTAFRLGEKLDDPLAMYRGDVATIPANLAGIPGMSLPVGLAPEDGLPVGLQLLAPVREDARLYRVGAALEARLHAAWGGKLLDRIPAWTPATPAATTAGASA, from the coding sequence ATGACCACCGGCAGCACCACCGGCAGCACGAGCGGCAGCGCGTCCGAGCTGACCCGCCTGGACGCCTCGGCCATGGCGGCCGCCCTCGCAGCACGCGAGGTGTCCGCCGTCGAGCTCACCCGGGCCCACCTGGACCGGATCGCGGAGGTCGACGGGCCCGCCGAGTCCGGCGTCCACGCCTTCCTGCACGTGGACCGCGAGGGTGCGCTGGCCCGCGCCGCGGAGCTGGACTCCGCCCGCGCCCGCGGCGACGAGCTGCACCCGCTGGCCGGTGTCCCCGTGGCCGTCAAGGACGTCATGGTCACCCGGGGCATGCCGAGCACCGCGGGCTCCCGCATGCTCGAGGGCTGGGTGCCCCCGTACGACGCGACCGTGGTCGAGAAGATGCGAGCCGCCGGCTTGGTCACGCTCGGCAAGACCAACATGGACGAGTTCGCCATGGGGTCCAGCACCGAGCACTCCGCCTTCGGGCCCACCCGCAACCCGTGGGCCGCTGACCGGATCCCCGGTGGCTCCGGCGGCGGCTCCGCCGCCGCGCTGGCGGCCTTCGAGGCGCCGCTGGCCACCGGCACGGACACCGGCGGCTCCATCCGCCAGCCGGCCTCCGTGACCGGGACGGTCGGGGTGAAGCCGACCTACGGCGGCGTCTCCCGCTACGGCCTCATCGCCCTGGCCAGCAGCCTCGACCAGGGCGGCCCGTGCGCCCGCACCGTGCTCGACACGGCGCTGCTGCACGAGGTGATGGGCGGACACGACCCGCGCGACTCCACCTCCCTGACCGACCCCGTCCCCGCCGTCGTCGCGGCGGCCCAGGAGGGCGCCCGGGGCGACCTGCGCGGCGTGCGGGTGGGCGTGGTGTCCGAGCTGGGCGGCACGGGACACGCGGAGGGCTTCCAGCCCGGGGTGCTCCAGCGCTTCTCCGAGGCGCTCGACCAGCTGCGCGCCGCGGGCGCCGACGTGGTCGAGGTGAGCTGCCCCAACCTCGAGCACGCGCTGGGCGCCTACTACCTCATCCTCCCGAGCGAGGCGAGCAGCAACCTGGCCCGCTACGACGGGATGCGCTTCGGGCTGCGGGTGCTGCCGGAGGGCGTGGACCCCTCCGAGGTCACCGCGGAGCAGGTCATGGCCGCCACCCGCGCCAAGGGCTTCGGCGCCGAGGCCAAGCGCCGCATCATCCTGGGCACCTACGCCCTCTCCAGCGGCTACTACGACGCCTACTACGGCAGCGCGCAGAAGGTCCGCACGCTCGTCCAGCGGGACTTCGCCGCCGCGTTCTCCCAGGTGGACGTCCTGGTCAGCCCGACGGCACCCACCACGGCGTTCCGGCTGGGGGAGAAGCTCGACGACCCGCTGGCGATGTACCGCGGAGACGTCGCGACGATCCCCGCCAACCTCGCCGGCATCCCCGGCATGAGCCTGCCCGTGGGGCTGGCCCCCGAGGACGGCCTGCCGGTCGGCCTGCAGCTGCTGGCCCCCGTGCGCGAGGACGCCCGGCTGTACCGCGTGGGCGCCGCCCTGGAGGCGCGCCTGCACGCCGCGTGGGGCGGGAAGCTGCTCGACCGCATCCCCGCCTGGACGCCCGCCACCCCTGCTGCGACGACCGCCGGAGCCTCCGCATGA
- the gatC gene encoding Asp-tRNA(Asn)/Glu-tRNA(Gln) amidotransferase subunit GatC — protein sequence MPALPREEVAHLARLARIDMPDAELDHLSDQLTAIVDAVASVTGAVAAAERATGEPVPATSHPVPLTNVTRPDVVAGVLTAADALAAAPEAEDDKFRVPRILGEDA from the coding sequence ATGCCCGCCCTGCCCCGCGAGGAGGTCGCGCACCTCGCGCGGCTGGCCCGCATCGACATGCCCGATGCCGAGCTCGACCACCTCAGCGACCAGCTGACCGCCATCGTCGACGCGGTCGCCTCGGTCACCGGTGCTGTCGCCGCCGCCGAGCGCGCCACGGGCGAGCCGGTGCCGGCCACGAGCCACCCGGTGCCGCTGACCAACGTGACCCGGCCCGACGTGGTCGCGGGCGTGCTGACCGCCGCCGACGCCCTCGCCGCGGCGCCGGAGGCCGAGGACGACAAGTTCCGCGTGCCGCGCATCCTCGGGGAGGACGCATGA
- a CDS encoding pentapeptide repeat-containing protein has protein sequence MADRSALRADCGRCVALCCVLPAFSRSADFAVDKPAGTPCQNLRDDARCGIHTRLVASGFPGCVAFDCFGAGQRAVQVVFGQRPGGPPPPSALLAQAPDLPEVLNALRGLHEVLWHLTEAAGLLRPGPLRDEVEALRGSVAALAGSGREELAHVDVGQQRRAAGPLLEHASRALRADVPGRTARHRGADLSGRRWRGARLRGADLRGALLLGADLREADLRRADLLGADLRGADLRGADLTGALFVTTAQLDAARGDASTRLPDGPLPVWRGLPGGGPHRDTAGQRV, from the coding sequence GTGGCTGACAGGTCCGCCCTCCGGGCGGACTGCGGACGGTGCGTGGCGCTGTGCTGCGTGCTGCCGGCCTTCAGCAGGTCCGCGGACTTCGCCGTCGACAAGCCCGCGGGGACGCCGTGCCAGAACCTGCGCGACGACGCCCGCTGCGGCATCCACACCCGGCTGGTCGCCAGCGGGTTCCCCGGGTGCGTGGCCTTCGACTGCTTCGGGGCCGGCCAGCGCGCCGTGCAGGTGGTCTTCGGGCAGCGCCCGGGCGGGCCGCCGCCGCCCTCCGCGCTGCTGGCGCAGGCCCCCGACCTGCCCGAGGTGCTCAACGCCCTGCGGGGCCTCCACGAGGTGCTGTGGCACCTCACCGAGGCCGCCGGGCTGCTGCGTCCGGGGCCGCTCCGGGACGAGGTGGAGGCGCTGCGCGGGAGCGTCGCAGCACTGGCGGGTTCGGGCAGGGAGGAGCTGGCGCACGTCGACGTCGGGCAGCAGCGGCGCGCCGCCGGGCCGCTGCTGGAGCACGCGAGCCGTGCGCTGCGCGCCGACGTGCCCGGCAGGACCGCGCGGCACCGGGGAGCGGACCTGTCCGGCCGTCGCTGGCGCGGCGCCCGGCTGCGCGGCGCGGACCTGCGCGGGGCGCTGCTGCTGGGCGCCGACCTGCGCGAGGCGGACCTGCGGCGGGCTGACCTGCTCGGGGCCGACCTGCGCGGCGCCGACCTGCGGGGCGCGGACCTCACCGGGGCCCTCTTCGTCACCACCGCTCAGCTCGACGCGGCCCGGGGCGACGCGTCCACGCGCCTGCCCGACGGGCCGCTGCCCGTGTGGCGCGGCCTCCCCGGCGGCGGCCCCCACCGCGACACCGCAGGTCAGAGGGTGTAG
- the ligA gene encoding NAD-dependent DNA ligase LigA, which produces MTEQETAQDLPSAPPDARRAWDELAEQVRAARFAYYVRDAPTLADGEFDALLRELEALEERHPDLRVPDSPTQVVGGTFSTEFTAVDHLERMLSLDNVFTGEELATWAGRVQRDLSDGREDAPAVRWLCELKIDGLAVNLRYERGRLVLAATRGDGRTGEDVTNNVRTIDAVPQQLAGDPSSFPEQFEVRGEVFFPVADFEALNASLVDAGKAPFANPRNAAAGSLRQKDPRVTASRPLSMIVHGLGVRGGLEPASQSQTYELLRSWGLPTSPAFRVVESLEEVQAYIDHYGEHRHDAAAIAHEIDGVVVKVDEVSQQRRLGATSRAPRWAIAWKYPPEEVTTRLLDIRVNVGRTGRVTPFAHMEPVKVSGSTVQLATLHNASEVARKGVLIGDTVVVRKAGDVIPEVVGPVVDLRDGSERAFEMPTHCPECGTELRFEKEGDADLRCPNARTCPAQLRERVFHVAGRGAFDVEALGYEAATALTEKDDDGRQVLPDESGLFALTAEDLLALPLFTRAPKKGEGDVRVLNANGTRLLANLEAAKDRPLWRVLVGLSIRHVGPTAARALAQRFGSMDALRAASQEELAAADGVGPTIAEAVVEWFSVDWHAAVVDAWAAAGVSMADEAVAGVERTLEGLTVVVTGSLERFSRDEAKEAILSRGGKASSSVSKKTSFVVVGDSPGSKAAKAEELGVTVLDEAGFERLLADGPPTQPAEEPAEEPAEEPAEEPAEGTGG; this is translated from the coding sequence GTGACAGAGCAGGAGACGGCGCAGGACCTCCCGAGCGCGCCGCCGGACGCGCGCCGCGCGTGGGACGAGCTGGCCGAGCAGGTGCGCGCCGCCCGCTTCGCCTACTACGTGCGCGACGCCCCGACCCTGGCCGACGGCGAGTTCGACGCGCTGCTGCGCGAGCTGGAGGCGCTCGAGGAGCGCCACCCCGACCTGCGCGTGCCGGACTCGCCCACGCAGGTGGTCGGCGGGACGTTCAGCACCGAGTTCACCGCGGTCGACCACCTCGAGCGCATGCTCAGCCTCGACAACGTCTTCACCGGCGAGGAGCTCGCCACCTGGGCCGGGCGCGTGCAGCGGGACCTGTCCGACGGACGCGAGGACGCTCCCGCCGTGCGCTGGCTGTGCGAGCTGAAGATCGACGGGCTGGCCGTCAACCTGCGCTACGAGCGCGGACGCCTGGTGCTGGCGGCCACCCGCGGTGACGGGCGCACCGGCGAGGACGTCACGAACAACGTCCGCACCATCGACGCCGTGCCGCAGCAGCTCGCGGGCGACCCCTCGAGCTTCCCCGAGCAGTTCGAGGTGCGCGGGGAGGTGTTCTTCCCCGTGGCCGACTTCGAGGCCCTCAACGCCTCCCTCGTCGACGCCGGCAAGGCGCCGTTCGCCAACCCGCGCAACGCCGCGGCCGGCTCGCTGCGGCAGAAGGACCCGCGCGTCACCGCGTCCCGGCCGCTGTCGATGATCGTCCACGGTCTCGGCGTGCGCGGCGGCCTGGAGCCGGCCAGCCAGTCGCAGACCTACGAGCTGCTGCGCTCGTGGGGCCTGCCCACCTCGCCCGCCTTCCGGGTGGTGGAGTCGCTGGAGGAGGTCCAGGCCTACATCGACCACTACGGCGAGCACCGCCACGACGCCGCGGCGATCGCGCACGAGATCGACGGCGTGGTGGTCAAGGTCGACGAGGTCTCCCAGCAGCGCCGCCTGGGCGCGACGTCGCGCGCACCGCGGTGGGCGATCGCGTGGAAGTACCCGCCGGAGGAGGTCACCACCCGGCTCCTCGACATCCGCGTCAACGTGGGCCGCACCGGGCGGGTGACCCCGTTCGCCCACATGGAGCCCGTCAAGGTCTCCGGCTCCACGGTGCAGCTGGCCACGCTGCACAACGCCTCCGAGGTGGCGCGCAAGGGCGTGCTCATCGGCGACACCGTGGTGGTGCGCAAGGCCGGCGACGTCATCCCCGAGGTGGTCGGCCCCGTCGTCGACCTGCGCGACGGCTCCGAGCGCGCCTTCGAGATGCCCACCCACTGCCCCGAGTGCGGCACCGAGCTGCGCTTCGAGAAGGAGGGCGACGCCGACCTGCGCTGCCCCAACGCCCGCACCTGCCCCGCGCAGCTGCGCGAGCGCGTCTTCCACGTGGCGGGGCGCGGCGCCTTCGACGTGGAGGCCCTGGGGTACGAGGCGGCCACGGCGTTGACCGAGAAGGACGACGACGGCCGCCAGGTGCTCCCCGACGAGTCGGGCCTGTTCGCGCTGACCGCCGAGGACCTGCTGGCCCTGCCGCTGTTCACCCGCGCCCCGAAGAAGGGCGAGGGGGACGTGCGCGTCCTCAACGCCAACGGGACCCGCCTCCTCGCCAACCTCGAGGCGGCCAAGGACCGGCCGCTGTGGCGCGTGCTCGTGGGCCTGTCCATCCGCCACGTCGGTCCCACGGCGGCCCGGGCGCTGGCCCAGCGGTTCGGCTCGATGGACGCCCTCCGCGCCGCCTCCCAGGAGGAGCTGGCCGCTGCCGACGGCGTCGGGCCGACCATCGCCGAGGCGGTCGTGGAGTGGTTCTCCGTGGACTGGCACGCCGCCGTGGTCGACGCGTGGGCCGCAGCCGGGGTGTCGATGGCCGACGAGGCCGTGGCCGGCGTGGAGCGGACGCTCGAGGGCCTGACGGTCGTGGTGACGGGCTCCCTGGAGCGCTTCAGCCGCGACGAGGCCAAGGAGGCGATCCTGTCCCGCGGGGGCAAGGCGTCGTCGTCGGTGTCGAAGAAGACCTCGTTCGTGGTGGTCGGGGACAGCCCCGGCAGCAAGGCGGCCAAGGCCGAGGAGCTGGGCGTCACGGTGCTCGACGAGGCGGGCTTCGAGCGGCTGCTCGCCGACGGTCCGCCGACGCAGCCTGCCGAGGAGCCCGCCGAGGAGCCTGCCGAGGAGCCTGCCGAGGAGCCTGCCGAGGGGACCGGTGGCTGA
- a CDS encoding CPBP family glutamic-type intramembrane protease, whose amino-acid sequence MPPSRSTSGDRLTGDLARAAASWLSFVLALGLSGVALAAARSAGASGDALRAVPAAVVLAVTVPLVLAAHGRSRWQSVLGMRRPVLVLAGAALGLGAAGLVLLADHLAGGARGFAVTGVDVPVLLLWLVVTLALAAALEAVPEELALRGGVFGGMRGHLPGWLAGLVTTAAFVLAPAAAIWATAQLGEWLGVAVPAATFAPGGQDPVSYAVLLAAFGVVLLLVRAVVGSVWACVGYHLAFLVVNRLLLGDPATTGLSLRTGEGAELLVMAYLVLTAAVLGVVLLRRRGGRR is encoded by the coding sequence GTGCCGCCGTCCCGCTCCACCTCCGGCGACCGGCTGACGGGCGACCTCGCCCGCGCCGCCGCCTCCTGGCTGTCCTTCGTGCTCGCCCTCGGCCTGTCCGGCGTCGCCCTCGCCGCGGCGCGCAGCGCCGGGGCCTCCGGGGACGCGCTGCGCGCCGTGCCAGCCGCTGTCGTCCTCGCGGTGACCGTGCCGCTGGTGCTCGCGGCCCACGGCCGCTCGCGCTGGCAGTCCGTGCTCGGGATGCGCCGGCCCGTGCTGGTGCTGGCGGGAGCGGCGCTCGGGCTGGGCGCGGCGGGCCTGGTGCTGCTCGCCGACCACCTCGCCGGCGGAGCCCGCGGGTTCGCGGTCACGGGCGTGGACGTCCCGGTGCTGCTGCTGTGGCTGGTGGTGACCCTGGCGCTGGCCGCGGCGCTGGAGGCGGTGCCGGAGGAGCTGGCACTGCGCGGCGGCGTCTTCGGCGGGATGCGCGGCCACCTGCCCGGGTGGCTCGCGGGCCTGGTCACCACGGCGGCGTTCGTGCTGGCCCCGGCGGCGGCGATCTGGGCGACCGCGCAGCTGGGGGAGTGGCTGGGGGTGGCCGTGCCGGCGGCGACCTTCGCGCCCGGCGGCCAGGACCCGGTCTCGTACGCGGTGCTGCTGGCGGCGTTCGGCGTCGTCCTGCTGCTCGTGCGGGCCGTGGTGGGGTCGGTGTGGGCGTGCGTCGGCTACCACCTGGCCTTCCTCGTGGTGAACCGGCTCCTGCTGGGCGACCCGGCCACCACGGGGCTGTCGCTGCGCACCGGCGAGGGCGCCGAGCTGCTCGTCATGGCCTACCTGGTGCTCACGGCGGCGGTGCTGGGCGTGGTGCTGCTGCGCCGCCGGGGTGGTCGTCGGTAG
- a CDS encoding uroporphyrinogen decarboxylase/cobalamine-independent methonine synthase family protein, translating into MSERPRATATGAWPGEHPLEAARAVLGELGGDHLPFAPELPARGPGADPTGRTAALLVDMPVDLQPVGWRLVDHPGRDAQRAASLRTADLDALAEAADGYAGPLKLQVVGPWSLAASVWLPRGERAVVDDGAARYLLGSLVEGVLQHAADVQRLVPGAQLVVQVDEPSLPAVLEGRVPTASGWGRLRAVDAQRARDGLRDLTGALRAAGVRTALRCTAPSSSSSAGPSGAAGVWPLLRTAGADALVLAAPASRPLGTAVWEQLAEALEAGHELHLGVLDVPALAGGAALPEVSALISAVRTPWDHLGLPAAQLGQVVVTTSTGLAALSPAAAAAALGRLRATADALGEVLAEA; encoded by the coding sequence ATGAGCGAGCGCCCCAGAGCCACCGCCACCGGGGCCTGGCCCGGGGAGCACCCGCTGGAGGCCGCCCGCGCCGTCCTCGGAGAGCTGGGCGGGGACCACCTGCCCTTCGCCCCCGAGCTGCCCGCCCGCGGCCCCGGGGCCGACCCGACCGGGCGCACGGCGGCGCTGCTGGTGGACATGCCGGTGGACCTGCAGCCCGTCGGCTGGCGCCTGGTGGACCACCCCGGCCGTGACGCCCAGCGCGCCGCGTCGCTGCGCACGGCCGACCTCGACGCCCTCGCCGAGGCCGCCGACGGCTACGCCGGCCCGTTGAAGCTGCAGGTGGTGGGCCCGTGGAGCCTGGCGGCCTCGGTGTGGCTCCCGCGCGGCGAGCGCGCCGTGGTGGACGACGGTGCCGCCCGCTACCTGCTCGGCTCGCTCGTGGAGGGCGTGCTCCAGCACGCGGCCGACGTGCAGCGGCTCGTCCCCGGCGCGCAGCTGGTGGTCCAGGTGGACGAGCCGTCGCTGCCCGCCGTCCTGGAGGGGCGCGTCCCCACGGCCAGCGGCTGGGGCAGGCTGCGCGCCGTCGACGCCCAGCGGGCCCGTGACGGCCTGCGCGACCTCACCGGTGCGCTGCGCGCCGCGGGCGTGCGGACCGCGCTGCGCTGCACGGCCCCCTCGTCGTCGTCCTCCGCGGGGCCCTCGGGAGCCGCCGGGGTGTGGCCGCTGCTGCGCACCGCCGGGGCGGACGCCCTCGTCCTGGCCGCCCCGGCCTCGCGGCCGCTGGGCACCGCCGTGTGGGAGCAGCTGGCGGAGGCGCTCGAGGCGGGCCACGAGCTGCACCTCGGCGTGCTCGACGTGCCGGCGCTCGCGGGCGGTGCCGCCCTGCCGGAGGTGTCCGCGCTGATCAGCGCGGTGCGCACGCCCTGGGACCACCTCGGCCTGCCCGCGGCCCAGCTGGGCCAGGTGGTGGTGACGACGTCGACGGGGCTCGCGGCCCTGTCGCCCGCGGCCGCCGCCGCGGCGCTGGGACGGCTGCGGGCCACCGCCGACGCGCTGGGCGAGGTGCTCGCCGAGGCCTGA